One part of the Bacteroidia bacterium genome encodes these proteins:
- a CDS encoding glycosyltransferase family 9 protein, with protein MSFYIRTDCRYYRGDLPCAPHKEHGYHCKDCPSYDRVGKRILVIKLGAIGDVIRTTPLVRRFREEYPDCYITWLTLTPAILPKKGIDEIVPFNLAGITWLQEASFDIAVNLDKEKEAGALLAGISAELKFGYILKNNVIQPANPMAFHKFNTGMFDDVSKANTLSYCEEIFNICGWKYKGEEYLFDDHSDKGFKWKIGNRGKKIVGLNTGCGGRWTTRLWPNGHWINMVKKLKQAGYFPVLLGGEAEHKNNQVLAKKSGAAYYGHFSLEQFINLVAQCDLVITQVTMAMHISIALKKKVVLMNNIFNKHEFDLFGRGSIVEPPDGCECFYKGSCVRGASCMKDLRPDDVLKEVRKHLPVR; from the coding sequence ATGAGTTTTTATATACGCACCGATTGCCGTTATTACCGGGGCGATCTTCCCTGCGCGCCGCATAAGGAACACGGTTACCATTGTAAAGATTGTCCGTCTTACGACCGCGTTGGGAAAAGGATACTTGTGATTAAACTGGGAGCGATCGGCGATGTGATACGTACAACGCCTCTGGTCAGGAGATTCAGAGAGGAATACCCGGATTGCTATATTACCTGGCTTACACTCACCCCGGCGATTCTTCCCAAAAAAGGCATTGATGAGATCGTTCCGTTTAATCTGGCGGGGATCACCTGGCTGCAGGAAGCCTCATTTGATATTGCTGTTAACCTGGACAAGGAAAAGGAAGCCGGTGCGCTGTTGGCCGGTATCAGTGCCGAATTGAAATTCGGATACATTTTGAAGAATAATGTGATCCAACCTGCAAATCCAATGGCTTTCCATAAGTTTAATACGGGAATGTTCGATGACGTAAGCAAAGCCAATACGCTTTCTTATTGCGAGGAGATTTTTAATATCTGCGGATGGAAATACAAAGGGGAAGAGTATCTTTTTGATGATCATTCCGACAAGGGATTCAAATGGAAAATCGGAAACAGGGGTAAGAAAATTGTGGGACTGAACACCGGCTGTGGTGGACGGTGGACTACACGGCTCTGGCCGAACGGGCACTGGATTAACATGGTGAAGAAACTTAAACAGGCCGGCTACTTCCCTGTGTTGCTGGGAGGCGAGGCAGAACATAAGAACAATCAGGTGCTGGCGAAGAAATCTGGCGCGGCTTATTATGGGCATTTTTCACTGGAGCAGTTCATTAATCTCGTTGCGCAATGTGACCTTGTGATCACGCAGGTAACCATGGCTATGCACATCAGTATCGCACTGAAAAAGAAGGTGGTACTTATGAATAATATTTTTAACAAACATGAGTTCGATTTATTTGGCCGGGGCAGTATTGTGGAACCTCCTGATGGGTGTGAATGCTTTTATAAAGGAAGTTGTGTCAGAGGCGCATCCTGCATGAAAGACCTTCGCCCGGACGATGTGCTCAAGGAGGTGCGTAAACACCTTCCGGTGAGGTAA
- a CDS encoding Do family serine endopeptidase, which translates to MAMKKILIVFAAALAGGAVSLGIYDLWKGDQKGSETGKYEGIRQTGYYVNLPGNTAAPDFVAAADLSVHAVVHVNTTVEHPETSYNEMNPFHDFFWGNPFQPRGPSVASGSGVIVSGDGYIVTNNHVVNGADKIEITLNDKRTYTAELIGTDPSTDLALLKIKEKDLPYLLYGNSDNCKVGEWVLAVGNPFNLTSTVTAGIVSAKGRNINIIEGNPEKGMFPVESFIQTDAAINPGNSGGALVNVKGELVGINTAIASNTGSYAGYGFAIPVNLVRKVVNDLLEFGQVQRAFLGVSIRDIDSRLKEEKSLKDMKGVYVNGLTEGGGADKAGIKEGDIIIRVGDAPVNNTAELMEQVSRFRPGDKVTVTLRRDAKEVTLPVVLKNRKNETKLLEKMDVEESVKLLGATFENISDAEKKKLGIESGLKIVEMEGGKLRSAGIKEGFIITSIDKKKVNSLDDLKKALENKKGGVLIEGVYANGMRAYYAFGL; encoded by the coding sequence ATAGCTATGAAAAAGATCCTTATCGTGTTTGCAGCCGCTCTTGCGGGTGGTGCCGTTTCTCTCGGAATCTACGATTTGTGGAAGGGCGATCAAAAGGGCAGTGAAACCGGAAAATATGAGGGCATCAGGCAAACGGGTTATTATGTGAATCTGCCGGGCAATACTGCTGCTCCTGACTTTGTGGCCGCGGCCGACCTGAGCGTTCATGCGGTGGTTCACGTGAATACCACCGTGGAACATCCCGAAACCTCCTATAACGAGATGAACCCTTTCCATGATTTTTTCTGGGGCAATCCATTTCAGCCCAGAGGACCCAGCGTGGCCTCCGGATCCGGAGTGATTGTTTCCGGCGACGGTTATATTGTAACCAATAATCATGTGGTGAACGGCGCCGACAAAATTGAAATTACACTCAACGATAAAAGAACTTACACGGCAGAGCTTATCGGAACAGACCCATCTACGGATCTGGCCCTCCTGAAGATCAAAGAAAAGGATCTTCCTTATCTGCTGTATGGTAATTCCGACAATTGCAAAGTGGGGGAGTGGGTGCTGGCGGTCGGAAATCCTTTTAATCTTACCAGTACGGTCACCGCCGGTATTGTTTCCGCAAAGGGAAGAAATATTAACATCATTGAAGGGAATCCGGAGAAGGGAATGTTCCCCGTTGAATCGTTTATTCAAACCGATGCCGCTATTAATCCGGGTAACAGCGGTGGCGCTCTGGTGAATGTGAAAGGGGAGCTGGTGGGAATTAATACCGCCATCGCTTCCAATACGGGCAGCTACGCCGGGTATGGATTTGCCATTCCTGTGAACCTGGTTCGGAAAGTGGTAAATGATTTGCTGGAGTTTGGGCAGGTACAGAGGGCATTCCTCGGAGTGAGTATTCGTGATATTGATTCCCGGCTGAAGGAGGAGAAATCTCTGAAGGATATGAAGGGCGTCTACGTAAATGGACTCACCGAAGGCGGAGGAGCAGACAAAGCAGGTATTAAAGAGGGAGATATTATCATCCGGGTGGGAGATGCTCCGGTAAACAATACCGCTGAACTCATGGAACAGGTCTCCCGCTTTCGCCCCGGCGACAAGGTAACGGTTACCCTTCGCCGCGATGCCAAGGAAGTAACACTGCCGGTGGTGCTGAAGAATCGAAAAAATGAAACGAAACTGCTGGAGAAAATGGATGTGGAGGAGTCAGTGAAACTGCTGGGGGCTACCTTCGAAAATATCTCGGACGCGGAGAAGAAGAAGCTTGGAATTGAAAGCGGACTGAAGATTGTTGAAATGGAGGGCGGCAAACTGCGCAGTGCCGGTATTAAGGAAGGATTTATTATCACCTCCATTGATAAAAAGAAGGTGAATTCGCTGGACGACCTGAAGAAAGCACTTGAAAACAAAAAAGGTGGTGTGCTTATAGAAGGTGTGTATGCCAACGGAATGAGGGCTTACTATGCCTTTGGGCTGTAG
- a CDS encoding RNA polymerase sigma factor RpoD/SigA: MRQLKITKSITNRESASLDKYLQEIGREELITAEEEVALAKRIKEGDQVALEKLTKANLRFVVSVAKQYQNQGLSLPDLINEGNLGLIKAARRFDETRGFKFISYAVWWIRQSILQALAEQSRIVRLPLNQVGSLNKINKAFGRLEQQFEREPSAEELSQILDLPEDKVADTMKVSGRHVSMDAPLISGEENSLLDVLVNHDSPRADNSLMTESLQKEIERSLSTLTERERDVIRLFFGIGENHGLTLEEIGAKFDLTRERVRQIKEKAIRRLRHSSRSKLLKAYLG; the protein is encoded by the coding sequence ATGAGGCAGCTAAAAATTACCAAGTCAATCACCAATAGAGAGTCCGCATCATTAGACAAATACCTCCAGGAGATCGGGCGAGAGGAATTAATCACCGCTGAAGAGGAAGTGGCTTTAGCCAAGAGGATCAAGGAAGGAGATCAGGTAGCTCTTGAGAAACTGACCAAAGCCAACCTGCGCTTTGTGGTTTCAGTGGCCAAGCAGTACCAAAACCAGGGGCTCAGTTTGCCCGACCTGATCAACGAAGGAAACCTGGGATTAATCAAGGCGGCCCGCCGTTTTGATGAGACCCGTGGTTTTAAATTCATTTCGTACGCCGTTTGGTGGATTCGTCAAAGCATTCTTCAGGCGCTTGCAGAGCAGTCGCGGATTGTGCGTTTACCTCTCAATCAGGTAGGTTCACTGAATAAAATCAATAAGGCATTCGGTCGCCTTGAACAGCAATTTGAACGTGAGCCGAGCGCAGAAGAGTTATCGCAGATTTTGGATCTCCCGGAAGACAAGGTGGCTGACACAATGAAAGTATCCGGACGTCATGTTTCCATGGACGCTCCCCTGATCAGCGGCGAAGAGAACAGTTTGCTGGATGTTCTGGTGAACCACGATTCGCCCCGTGCCGATAATTCCCTGATGACCGAGTCACTTCAAAAGGAGATTGAGCGTTCTCTTTCCACACTCACCGAAAGGGAAAGGGATGTGATCCGTCTTTTTTTTGGAATCGGTGAAAATCACGGACTCACCCTTGAAGAGATCGGAGCGAAATTCGACCTGACCCGCGAAAGGGTACGCCAGATAAAAGAGAAGGCGATCCGGCGCTTGCGTCACAGTTCGCGCAGCAAACTTTTGAAAGCTTACCTCGGCTGA
- a CDS encoding glyceraldehyde-3-phosphate dehydrogenase produces the protein METATAKGKTKSDFESQLGTWIHREKEAIELIGVIGTLWFEHSVELMMFRNQLVDRSASEIMNLHQYSKDVVNKPIEVSRTLELAKALLTFDLVPSRIDIGKLVAEWNQESSTPARDFLNGKLGHLIGKEKFALRPKDVVLYGFGRIGRLAARELISQAGKGEQLRLRAIVTRDKSDDDMIKRADLLRTDSVHGPFPGTVIADAANRCLVVNGHVIHMISAADPSKIDYTAFGINDALLIDNTGVARDREGLSQHLKAKGIAKVLLTAPGKGDIPNVVHGVNHTQYKEDERVFSAASCTTNAIVPVLKVIFEKLGIDRGHIETIHSYTNDQNLLDNFHKKYRRGRSAAINMVITETGADKAVAKVIPQLAGKLTGNAVRVPTPNVSLAILNLTVSKSTTKEEVNELMRDAALNGDLVEQIQFSFSNELVSSDCVGNSCASIFDSPATIVGKDGKNVILYVWYDNEYGYTRQVIRFAKHLCNVRRLTYY, from the coding sequence ATGGAAACCGCAACAGCGAAAGGAAAAACAAAATCAGATTTTGAATCTCAGCTCGGCACCTGGATCCACAGAGAGAAGGAAGCCATTGAACTGATTGGAGTGATCGGAACATTATGGTTCGAGCATTCCGTGGAATTAATGATGTTCAGAAATCAGTTGGTAGATCGCTCCGCTTCTGAGATAATGAACCTCCACCAGTATTCCAAAGATGTGGTGAATAAACCCATCGAAGTGTCCAGAACACTTGAACTGGCTAAGGCATTGCTTACTTTCGATCTTGTTCCTTCCCGTATTGATATTGGGAAGCTGGTCGCGGAATGGAACCAGGAGAGTTCCACACCTGCCAGGGATTTTCTCAATGGAAAGTTAGGGCACCTGATAGGAAAAGAAAAATTCGCCCTCCGCCCCAAAGACGTAGTGCTGTACGGATTCGGCCGCATTGGCCGCCTTGCGGCGCGGGAACTGATTTCCCAGGCCGGAAAGGGCGAACAGCTCCGCCTGCGTGCCATTGTTACTCGCGACAAATCCGATGATGATATGATCAAGCGCGCTGATTTGCTTCGTACCGACTCCGTTCACGGCCCATTTCCCGGAACTGTGATTGCGGATGCCGCCAACCGCTGCCTTGTCGTAAATGGTCATGTGATCCATATGATCTCAGCCGCCGATCCCTCCAAAATTGATTACACTGCATTTGGTATCAACGATGCCCTGCTGATTGACAACACAGGGGTAGCCCGCGACCGGGAAGGATTATCGCAGCACCTTAAAGCCAAAGGCATTGCCAAAGTGTTGCTCACCGCCCCTGGAAAAGGAGATATTCCAAACGTGGTGCATGGTGTTAATCATACGCAGTATAAGGAAGATGAGCGGGTATTCTCAGCCGCTTCCTGCACTACCAACGCGATTGTGCCTGTACTCAAAGTGATCTTCGAAAAGTTGGGAATTGACCGCGGGCACATCGAAACGATTCACTCCTATACTAATGACCAGAATCTCCTGGATAATTTTCATAAAAAATACCGACGCGGCCGCTCCGCTGCCATCAATATGGTAATCACCGAAACAGGTGCGGATAAAGCGGTTGCAAAGGTAATTCCTCAGCTGGCCGGAAAACTGACAGGTAATGCTGTTCGTGTGCCGACCCCGAACGTGTCGCTCGCTATCTTAAATCTTACGGTATCCAAATCCACCACGAAGGAAGAAGTGAATGAACTGATGCGCGATGCCGCCCTCAACGGCGACCTCGTGGAACAGATCCAGTTCTCTTTTTCCAATGAACTGGTGAGCAGCGATTGTGTCGGAAATTCTTGCGCTTCCATTTTTGACTCACCTGCTACTATTGTGGGGAAGGATGGGAAGAATGTGATACTGTATGTGTGGTATGATAATGAGTATGGTTATACACGGCAGGTAATCCGGTTCGCAAAGCATTTATGTAATGTTCGCCGGTTAACCTATTATTAA
- a CDS encoding D-2-hydroxyacid dehydrogenase encodes MSAKKILANDGIDATGKALLEKAGFEVITEKVAQEKLADTLNKEDYVALTVRSATKVRKDIIDACPGLKVIGRGGVGMDNIDVEYARGKGIEVINTPAASSNSVAELVMGHLLGLVRFLHDANRKMTSEGSVKFDALKKSYAGGIEIRDKTIGIIGLGRIGQAVARLALGCGMKVVAHDPFVPEAEINVDIYQRSPIKVKITGISLEELYAQSDFITVHVPGGKLITAKEISKMKKGAILLNASRGGVIDEKDLLAALDSGHLAGAGLDVFENEPTPNSTLLAHPKISLTPHIGAATLEAQERIGVELAEKIIAALKRNS; translated from the coding sequence ATGAGCGCGAAGAAGATTTTAGCCAATGACGGGATTGATGCAACCGGGAAAGCATTGTTGGAAAAGGCAGGATTCGAGGTGATCACAGAAAAAGTGGCACAGGAAAAATTGGCAGACACCCTGAACAAGGAAGATTATGTGGCGCTTACGGTTCGGTCCGCAACCAAAGTACGTAAAGATATCATTGATGCCTGTCCGGGACTAAAAGTGATTGGCCGTGGCGGTGTGGGCATGGACAATATTGATGTGGAGTATGCCAGGGGTAAAGGCATTGAGGTGATCAACACACCGGCTGCATCCTCGAATTCGGTTGCGGAACTGGTGATGGGGCATTTACTAGGACTGGTTCGCTTTTTGCATGATGCCAACCGAAAAATGACGTCAGAAGGTTCCGTGAAATTCGATGCGTTGAAAAAAAGCTATGCCGGTGGAATTGAAATAAGAGATAAAACGATCGGGATTATCGGGTTGGGGCGTATCGGACAGGCGGTAGCGCGATTGGCCCTGGGTTGCGGGATGAAAGTGGTAGCACACGATCCGTTTGTTCCGGAGGCAGAAATCAACGTGGATATTTACCAGCGTTCTCCCATTAAAGTTAAGATTACCGGTATTTCACTGGAAGAGCTTTACGCTCAATCCGATTTTATCACGGTGCATGTTCCCGGCGGAAAACTAATTACAGCCAAAGAAATCTCAAAAATGAAAAAGGGTGCCATTCTGCTGAATGCTTCCCGCGGCGGTGTAATTGATGAAAAAGACCTTCTTGCCGCTTTAGATTCCGGACATCTGGCCGGAGCCGGTCTTGATGTTTTTGAGAATGAGCCCACACCCAATTCAACACTCCTCGCCCACCCTAAAATTTCACTGACCCCTCATATCGGCGCTGCCACACTGGAAGCGCAGGAAAGGATTGGAGTGGAATTAGCTGAAAAGATTATTGCAGCACTAAAGAGGAATTCCTGA
- the serC gene encoding 3-phosphoserine/phosphohydroxythreonine transaminase: protein MSKVHNFSAGPGILPAEVLKQAAEACLNFDHLRLSLLEISHRSKNYEKVMDEARQLVKELLLLDDNYEVLFLGGGASMQFAMVPYNLLRTDGTAGYLNTGVWAGKAIKEAKLIGNVKVLASSEDKQFSYIPKTYGIPGDIDYFHITSNNTIYGTQMRKFPISRVPVVCDMSSDIFSRKVDGKQFALIYAGAQKNMGPAGATMVALDKRVLGKTGRKMLSMMDYQVHIKSGSMYNTPPVFPIYVSLLTLQWLKKNGGIEWIESLNNEKARVLYDEIDRNNLFRGTTEREDRSNMNVTFIMNDPSKEPEFDKMWKDAGISGLRGHRDVGGYRASLYNALPLESVKALVAVMQEFEKKFS from the coding sequence ATGAGCAAAGTGCACAATTTCAGCGCAGGTCCGGGCATCCTACCTGCGGAGGTGCTGAAACAGGCAGCGGAGGCCTGCCTAAATTTTGATCATCTCCGCCTTTCCTTGTTGGAAATTTCACACCGGAGTAAAAATTACGAGAAGGTAATGGACGAAGCCCGCCAGTTGGTAAAGGAGTTATTGCTACTGGACGATAATTATGAGGTGTTATTCCTGGGAGGAGGTGCGAGTATGCAATTCGCCATGGTTCCCTATAATCTACTCCGGACGGACGGAACGGCCGGTTATCTGAACACCGGAGTATGGGCAGGTAAGGCAATCAAAGAAGCCAAATTAATTGGCAATGTGAAAGTACTGGCTTCCTCTGAGGATAAACAATTTTCCTACATTCCCAAGACGTACGGTATTCCCGGCGACATTGATTATTTTCACATCACTTCCAATAATACGATCTACGGTACCCAAATGCGAAAATTTCCGATCAGCAGGGTTCCGGTTGTTTGTGATATGTCATCGGACATATTCAGCCGGAAGGTAGACGGAAAACAATTTGCCCTGATCTACGCCGGAGCACAAAAGAATATGGGGCCGGCAGGGGCCACCATGGTAGCATTAGATAAGCGCGTCCTTGGGAAGACCGGCCGAAAGATGCTTAGTATGATGGATTACCAGGTGCATATTAAAAGCGGGTCGATGTACAATACTCCGCCGGTGTTTCCGATCTATGTTAGCTTACTCACTCTTCAATGGCTTAAGAAAAACGGAGGCATAGAGTGGATCGAAAGCCTGAACAATGAGAAAGCGCGGGTGCTGTATGATGAGATTGACAGAAACAATTTATTCCGCGGCACCACAGAGCGCGAAGACCGGTCGAATATGAACGTGACTTTCATTATGAATGATCCGAGTAAAGAGCCGGAGTTTGACAAGATGTGGAAGGACGCAGGGATCAGCGGATTACGCGGGCACCGGGATGTGGGTGGATACAGAGCATCACTTTACAATGCCCTGCCACTGGAAAGTGTAAAAGCACTCGTGGCAGTGATGCAGGAATTTGAAAAGAAATTCAGTTAA
- a CDS encoding acyl-CoA reductase: MQEALSVWGAQLRQADFPGEALLTNAYASNGWFTSTEIKRAIAAIAEMLEPGTMEKWLKPYTFPVAVPKTIAVILAGNIPLVGFHDILCVLVSGHRAMVKMSSADAVLLPAVLDLLENADPALRKRILLVEGKMTGFDAVIATGSNNSARYFEYYFGKYPHLFRRNRTSVAVLDGNESGRDLAALGNDIFSYYGLGCRNVTKLYIPEEYDLNRFFEAMYPFRDVLLNKKYGNNYDYYRALYLMNSSSILDNNFLLLKEDAGLHSPPAVLYYERYRNIASLEDKLRMLEESIQCIVGSVNVLGRNIPFGSAQRPAPWNYADGEDTLRFLAAV, translated from the coding sequence ATGCAGGAAGCGCTTTCGGTATGGGGAGCCCAATTGCGGCAAGCAGATTTTCCGGGGGAAGCGCTCCTCACGAACGCCTATGCATCCAATGGTTGGTTCACCTCCACCGAAATCAAGCGGGCAATTGCTGCGATCGCTGAAATGCTGGAGCCAGGTACAATGGAAAAATGGCTGAAGCCTTACACTTTTCCGGTGGCTGTGCCCAAAACGATTGCTGTTATTCTGGCGGGAAATATTCCACTGGTTGGATTTCACGATATTCTTTGTGTGCTGGTGTCTGGTCACAGGGCAATGGTAAAAATGTCGTCTGCCGATGCCGTGTTGCTTCCGGCCGTTCTTGACCTGCTGGAAAACGCCGACCCGGCGCTGCGGAAGCGTATCCTGCTGGTGGAAGGGAAAATGACCGGATTCGATGCGGTTATCGCTACAGGCAGCAACAACAGTGCAAGATATTTCGAATATTATTTTGGTAAGTACCCTCATCTTTTTCGACGTAACCGTACTTCCGTGGCTGTGCTGGATGGAAATGAGTCCGGAAGGGATCTTGCAGCACTGGGGAATGATATCTTTTCATATTACGGACTTGGATGCAGGAACGTAACGAAACTTTACATACCTGAAGAGTATGATCTTAATCGGTTTTTTGAAGCGATGTATCCTTTTCGGGATGTTCTGCTCAATAAGAAATACGGAAATAATTATGATTACTACCGTGCCCTGTATCTTATGAACAGTTCCTCCATACTGGATAACAATTTTCTCCTCCTCAAGGAGGATGCAGGGCTGCATTCGCCGCCTGCTGTACTCTATTATGAAAGGTACCGGAACATCGCTTCCCTGGAGGATAAACTGCGTATGTTGGAAGAATCTATTCAGTGTATCGTAGGATCCGTAAACGTTTTAGGTCGTAATATACCATTCGGGTCCGCCCAACGCCCGGCACCGTGGAACTATGCTGACGGTGAAGACACGCTCCGTTTTCTGGCTGCAGTTTAA
- a CDS encoding gliding motility-associated C-terminal domain-containing protein, with the protein MRRFVLVLLLCSAGLIRAQIFWTETFGNGCTQGTAANGLVTTNGTWTQTNFINDPESNEWYVSSCEAGMGLNNCGDGCLSNPALLNRTLHIGANDGWTPTDPGAAYNAGGFCGVLFCVAADKRVESPVINCTGYTNIQLNFLYLEGGQASTDNMTVWYYDGVSWSQLTDPGKTLTNCVGGQGRWAAVPVINLPVSANNNPNVKIGFRWTNNDDGVGTDPSTAIDDITLSVVSGSPPVAAFTTSNNTICAGSCINFTDNSTNTPTAWSWLFPGGTPASSNSQNPNNVCYNTAGSYTVTLTATNANGSNSTTQVITVNPIPTITVSPSNPTYCTGGNASLTASGATSYNWSPATGLSCTTCANPTTNVTTTTTYTVTGTGPGNCTSTTTVTVTVTPSLVGTASANPSSICFGDSTLLSGGGGTNYSWTPTASVSCGTCQNTYATPTTTTTYTVAVSGGTCPTVTATVTVTVNPLPTVSVSPPAPAFCQGGNAPLTASGANAWLWSPATGLSCTTCANPLANPTATTTYTVIGTGAGNCTSSATVTVTVNPLPTVSVTPPSATICAGNNIGLTVTGGQTYAWAPGTGLSCTTCANPTASPTASTTYTVTVTDANGCTNTAAVPITVNPCAPPVAAITASATAVCMPGCITFSDNSTNSPTSWSWTFQGGTPATSTQQNPGQVCWTAAGTYLVTLIVSNANGTDTTSQSITVNPMPTATTGPDVTIPIGGSTVLPVGGGTSYTWSPATGLSCTACPNPTASPTVTTTYCVTVTDANGCTDDSCMTVFVDQNCPEVFLPTGFSPDGDGKNDEFYPIIPCFESMWLAVYDRWGEKIFESDDPGKKWDGTFRGAPLDAAVFVYYFHYRQLNGKDEKLKGNVTLVR; encoded by the coding sequence ATGAGACGTTTCGTTCTTGTACTTCTTCTTTGCTCAGCCGGACTGATCCGGGCCCAGATATTCTGGACGGAAACTTTTGGTAATGGATGCACACAGGGTACTGCAGCAAATGGTCTTGTTACCACCAATGGAACATGGACACAAACCAATTTTATCAATGATCCGGAGTCGAATGAATGGTATGTAAGTTCCTGCGAAGCCGGTATGGGTTTGAACAATTGCGGAGATGGCTGCCTGAGTAATCCGGCTTTGTTGAACCGAACGCTGCACATTGGTGCCAACGACGGCTGGACTCCTACTGATCCGGGAGCGGCTTACAATGCCGGCGGCTTTTGCGGTGTGCTTTTTTGTGTGGCGGCCGATAAACGGGTGGAATCACCGGTGATTAACTGCACCGGATATACTAATATCCAGCTGAATTTTCTGTATCTCGAAGGCGGACAGGCCAGCACGGACAATATGACGGTCTGGTATTACGACGGCGTATCGTGGTCGCAACTCACCGATCCGGGGAAAACGCTGACAAATTGTGTGGGCGGCCAGGGTCGCTGGGCAGCTGTACCGGTTATTAATCTGCCGGTTTCTGCAAATAATAACCCGAATGTGAAGATTGGCTTCCGTTGGACGAACAACGATGACGGTGTGGGAACGGATCCTTCGACGGCCATTGATGATATTACCCTTTCTGTTGTCAGCGGATCCCCACCCGTAGCAGCTTTTACTACCTCAAACAACACTATCTGTGCAGGTTCCTGCATTAATTTTACGGATAACAGCACCAACACACCCACGGCATGGTCCTGGTTGTTTCCCGGAGGCACACCCGCCAGTTCAAATTCCCAGAATCCCAATAATGTTTGCTACAACACGGCCGGATCATATACGGTTACGCTTACTGCCACCAATGCGAACGGAAGTAATTCCACCACGCAGGTGATTACCGTTAATCCCATCCCTACCATTACCGTTTCGCCCTCTAATCCCACGTATTGTACGGGAGGTAATGCTTCGCTCACTGCGTCGGGAGCAACGAGCTACAATTGGTCGCCGGCTACCGGACTTTCCTGTACAACGTGTGCAAACCCAACCACGAATGTTACTACTACCACTACCTATACCGTAACGGGCACTGGTCCCGGTAACTGCACTTCAACCACTACCGTCACGGTAACCGTCACGCCAAGTCTTGTGGGTACCGCGTCTGCAAATCCTTCAAGCATATGCTTTGGGGATTCTACGTTGCTGAGCGGAGGCGGCGGAACCAATTATTCCTGGACGCCAACCGCTTCTGTTTCCTGCGGCACGTGTCAAAACACTTATGCTACTCCAACTACCACCACCACCTACACAGTGGCGGTTTCCGGCGGAACCTGTCCGACTGTGACAGCCACCGTAACGGTCACTGTGAATCCGCTTCCCACGGTTAGTGTATCGCCTCCTGCGCCGGCCTTTTGCCAGGGTGGCAATGCTCCACTCACTGCTTCAGGAGCGAATGCCTGGTTGTGGAGCCCCGCTACCGGTCTTTCATGCACCACTTGCGCAAATCCCCTGGCCAATCCTACCGCTACCACAACGTATACCGTAATAGGAACGGGTGCTGGTAACTGCACTTCAAGTGCTACTGTTACCGTCACGGTGAATCCTCTCCCTACGGTATCGGTTACTCCTCCGTCTGCAACAATCTGCGCAGGAAATAATATAGGTCTCACCGTTACCGGTGGTCAGACTTATGCCTGGGCACCTGGCACAGGGCTTTCCTGCACCACTTGTGCTAATCCTACTGCCTCGCCAACAGCCAGTACTACTTACACTGTTACCGTAACTGATGCCAACGGTTGTACCAACACTGCTGCGGTTCCCATCACAGTGAACCCCTGTGCACCTCCGGTAGCAGCCATCACCGCTTCCGCTACTGCTGTTTGTATGCCGGGATGTATTACCTTTTCTGATAACAGCACCAATAGTCCTACTTCCTGGTCATGGACTTTCCAGGGCGGAACGCCGGCAACTTCAACCCAGCAGAATCCCGGACAGGTATGCTGGACAGCGGCAGGAACTTACCTGGTGACACTGATCGTATCCAACGCGAATGGAACAGACACTACCTCACAAAGTATTACAGTAAATCCAATGCCCACGGCCACCACGGGACCAGACGTTACGATTCCTATTGGAGGAAGTACGGTGCTGCCAGTGGGCGGAGGAACAAGCTATACCTGGTCACCGGCAACCGGATTGAGTTGTACCGCCTGCCCGAATCCTACCGCATCACCTACAGTAACAACAACCTATTGCGTAACAGTTACCGATGCGAATGGATGTACCGATGATTCCTGCATGACGGTTTTCGTGGACCAGAATTGTCCGGAAGTTTTTCTTCCTACTGGATTCAGTCCCGACGGTGACGGCAAGAATGACGAATTTTATCCCATCATACCCTGTTTCGAAAGTATGTGGCTGGCGGTATATGACCGTTGGGGTGAGAAGATTTTTGAATCAGATGATCCTGGGAAAAAGTGGGATGGTACATTTCGTGGTGCTCCGCTGGACGCCGCTGTTTTTGTGTATTATTTCCACTACCGGCAGTTAAACGGCAAGGATGAAAAGCTAAAGGGGAATGTTACGCTGGTCAGATAA